In Enoplosus armatus isolate fEnoArm2 chromosome 20, fEnoArm2.hap1, whole genome shotgun sequence, the sequence GGGACGACTTTCTTCCTGTTCATGCGCTGCTGCAAACGCTGAAACATGCGCTGCTCTCTGATTCGCTGGATGTCccatctgaaaacacagaagatTAATAGAAATGGTACAAAGAGTAAAGAATAAACATAGCacccaacaaaaaaacaactttttttttagcccCAGTATTCAGTATCAGTCCGGCTCTAGTCACAACTCaagaacaaagacacatttattcaaatcaaaGAACTTCAGTCAGTGACTGGtaccttttcctcctcttctcatccaactcgAGCTTCAAGTGGCGTTTCAGAAACACACTGTCGTCCAGCGGCTTGATGTGGAGACAAATTCACACACGAAACTCATCAGTTAAATGCTTTTGGATTTAATGTGAGATAGTCgcatttaagatttaagatgcGTCTCACCTCAGGGAGGTTAAAGGAGGAGTCCTCTTCTAAGGGCTCTATGTGATTTTCCCTCCATGATGGAACtagaagaaggagggagaggaagttATTCATAGATAGTGTGTTGAGTACATTTGATGGATATAGTGATTAAAGATGGGATATAGGTTAGGCTTACAAACAATCAGCATATCATGTACTACATGAGGAGTCCACTCACTGgccacctcttcctcctttttagGGGAAGTCTCACGcagaggggacagaggaggtTGGTTCCAGCAACAGAGGTACATCTCAGTAGTAGACATGAAGGGCAGATCTTCAATCTGACAGCCCAGCTCAGGCTCCTCTTTGCACGGGAGCATAATGTCCCTTTCTGCCCCTGACCTCATAGGAACTGTTTTTTCTGGGGTTTCCTTACTGCGTAGCTCTCTTTGATTGGGAGAGCCAGGCTGAATCTCAGGCTTCTGAGGGCTAAGCTTGGCACTTTTGCCTCGTGATTTCTGGACTTTTGCATCTCCAAAGCAggatttcctgtgtgtgcaaagaaaataatcaagaaTTGAAGTTACTTCAATATGATGAGAAATTTACCATTGTGAATTCTACCCCTTTTGAATTTAGCTAATTAGATTACAGCAGACTGTAATTTCTCCTTTTCTGAATGCATTTCATTACAGTGGCTTGATATAATACTACAAGGCACATAAAGCCCAGTGCTGTCtggcattatttattttacctctTTTGACCTTTGCCACCCCGACTAAAGGGAAGAGGGGTGGCTGAGTTGGGCTGTGGACTCTCTTCTAAATCCAGATCCCACATGTCCTCCTTGTCAGGGGTCCATGGCTCCAGGGGCTGGAAAAGGCGCTTGTCACGCGGCGGGTCCTTCCTTGTGAGCTGCAGGCGACGCTCCATACGCTCAATACGTGCAAGCAGCTGCAAAAGAGGaggacacagacaaaaacaattaaCTTTAAATGTCTTCAAAGTCAACACATTATATAACACACCAAGATCagctaaaaaaataaaggtttacATACTGTCTCCTTGTCTGCTTTGAGCTCATCTATCTCCTTGTCCTTggactgcagctgttgttgctgttgttcaaTGAGGTCCAGTTGGAGGAGGAGAATCTGCCGGAGGCAGTTGGCCTGTGTGTGGGGATTAGCAGGGGTCTTCCTGATGTTCCTCCACTTGCCCTCAGAGGAAAGTTCAATGGATGCAGTGCCAAGGACTCCAGGAACAACCCCCTTCACACTGTCATCAGCACCAGCATCCTTAGGGTTATTGTTCACAGCCATCTGAGGGTTATCCATATTGTCAGCAGAGAGGGGTTTACCTTTCACTGGGGTTCCCTCACCCCCCATTTGTCTGACAGGGGACAATATCCCCACAGTTTTATTGTCACCTTGAACTACTCCTGCAACTGTGGCTGCGAGGGAAACTTTGCTTGTCATGTAATTCTGGTCTAAGTCCTTAGATTTGCTCGGGATCTCGCCCCTCTGAACGTCTTGAACATCTATAACAAAGTCGCAGGACTCCCTCTTGAGGCTCACGGGACTCACGGTGGCGgccccaaaatgttttttttcaaagtcGATGGTGTCAGCGTCCTGCTTGAATCCTGTGTTTGGAAACAGTGTGGCTCTCAGAGTCATGGCGACCACGACGACTTTTCATCCTGCAACGCCTCGGCGATGCAACTCACAGCGACCTCCCATGAGAACTTAGCAGCTGCTGTCctacaacacaaagacaaataaagacatttgtgttagctgttgttgtctgtttaaCTAGAGGCATACTGTCTCTGAACTGGGAGTAAACGACATGCACTACTAATACTTGGACAAACCTAAGAAAACTACAACATACTAAGTGTGCCTGATCCCGGGCATCCTTTCCCTAAAATCGTTCGCCGGGTTTGAAATTCAAGCTAAGCTACATTAGCACTGCAGTACAAATGCACAGGCGCTAATTTGGGGACAAATGCGTCAGGTTGGGAAGAATTAAACTCAGTGGTGCGTCAGGGTAGACATTTCAGTGTGGGGGCTTCAAACAAGGACTCGGGAGTGGCTGGTGTAGGACACTGGCAGCAGCCATCTCCTCCATTTTGGTTCTCGcgaaatcatgaaaaacaataacagctagcta encodes:
- the msl1b gene encoding male-specific lethal 1 homolog isoform X1 yields the protein MTLRATLFPNTGFKQDADTIDFEKKHFGAATVSPVSLKRESCDFVIDVQDVQRGEIPSKSKDLDQNYMTSKVSLAATVAGVVQGDNKTVGILSPVRQMGGEGTPVKGKPLSADNMDNPQMAVNNNPKDAGADDSVKGVVPGVLGTASIELSSEGKWRNIRKTPANPHTQANCLRQILLLQLDLIEQQQQQLQSKDKEIDELKADKETLLARIERMERRLQLTRKDPPRDKRLFQPLEPWTPDKEDMWDLDLEESPQPNSATPLPFSRGGKGQKRKSCFGDAKVQKSRGKSAKLSPQKPEIQPGSPNQRELRSKETPEKTVPMRSGAERDIMLPCKEEPELGCQIEDLPFMSTTEMYLCCWNQPPLSPLRETSPKKEEEVASEWTPHVVHDMLIVFPSWRENHIEPLEEDSSFNLPEPLDDSVFLKRHLKLELDEKRRKRWDIQRIREQRMFQRLQQRMNRKKVVPETEPELSSFYPDTEDVETIVITPFLPVVAFGRPLPKLSQQNFELPWLDDRSRCRIEVPKKHTPHRTCRK
- the msl1b gene encoding male-specific lethal 1 homolog isoform X2, translated to MTLRATLFPNTGFKQDADTIDFEKKHFGAATVSPVSLKRESCDFVIDVQDVQRGEIPSKSKDLDQNYMTSKVSLAATVAGVVQGDNKTVGILSPVRQMGGEGTPVKGKPLSADNMDNPQMAVNNNPKDAGADDSVKGVVPGVLGTASIELSSEGKWRNIRKTPANPHTQANCLRQILLLQLDLIEQQQQQLQSKDKEIDELKADKETLLARIERMERRLQLTRKDPPRDKRLFQPLEPWTPDKEDMWDLDLEESPQPNSATPLPFSRGGKGQKRKSCFGDAKVQKSRGKSAKLSPQKPEIQPGSPNQRELRSKETPEKTVPMRSGAERDIMLPCKEEPELGCQIEDLPFMSTTEMYLCCWNQPPLSPLRETSPKKEEEVAIPSWRENHIEPLEEDSSFNLPEPLDDSVFLKRHLKLELDEKRRKRWDIQRIREQRMFQRLQQRMNRKKVVPETEPELSSFYPDTEDVETIVITPFLPVVAFGRPLPKLSQQNFELPWLDDRSRCRIEVPKKHTPHRTCRK